The proteins below come from a single Acidovorax sp. NCPPB 4044 genomic window:
- a CDS encoding SMI1/KNR4 family protein has product MKKQRILGTTAEKIKEAEGQLNKILPADFSEWLINNNGKDINGITVFPVFDSRDPRKTWNSIVKNYQEAWQEWLENFADSEKDFSNLLPFAEFGTGDYYCFNYEYHKENPEIVLWSHETGEIKKMFSSFTEFLSGRQS; this is encoded by the coding sequence ATGAAAAAGCAAAGAATTCTTGGAACCACTGCAGAAAAAATAAAAGAAGCAGAAGGTCAATTGAATAAAATTTTGCCAGCAGATTTTTCCGAATGGCTCATCAACAACAACGGTAAAGATATTAATGGAATTACGGTATTTCCAGTTTTCGATTCCCGAGACCCCAGAAAAACATGGAACTCTATCGTAAAAAATTACCAAGAGGCGTGGCAGGAATGGCTTGAAAATTTCGCCGATTCAGAAAAAGATTTTTCAAATCTTTTGCCATTTGCAGAATTTGGCACAGGAGACTATTATTGCTTTAACTATGAATATCATAAAGAGAACCCCGAAATAGTATTATGGTCACACGAAACCGGAGAAATAAAAAAGATGTTCTCAAGTTTCACGGAATTTCTTAGTGGGCGGCAATCTTAA
- a CDS encoding toll/interleukin-1 receptor domain-containing protein yields the protein MKIFISWSGPQSMDIGHALRDWLPCVLQYAKPYFTPNDIEKGVRWNAEIVRELEESKIGLLCLTHDNLKAPWLMFEAGAISKLPSSRLCPILFRVDQVQVTGPLSQFQNTQYSKTEIHKLIKNINNEAESYSLSETQLDTSFETWWPQLDKKITEIFETSKATTPPARSQIEIAEETLSIIRSLANRESIHNEEDDNSHWALSWDMIVEHGNNVFEYSKQDENPAQISVLKATISHMRKLFNLITPKLVKKPSYLRRATNGANTLKLLETRILQLDKIKSGDEDTPF from the coding sequence ATGAAGATTTTTATCTCTTGGTCCGGTCCTCAAAGCATGGATATTGGTCATGCTTTAAGAGACTGGCTTCCATGTGTCCTTCAATATGCCAAGCCTTACTTCACCCCAAACGATATTGAAAAAGGAGTCAGGTGGAATGCAGAAATTGTGCGAGAGCTCGAAGAATCCAAAATTGGATTACTTTGCTTAACGCATGACAACTTGAAAGCGCCTTGGTTGATGTTTGAAGCCGGCGCAATATCCAAGCTACCCTCGTCGCGACTGTGCCCAATTCTTTTTAGAGTAGATCAAGTACAGGTAACAGGCCCTCTAAGTCAATTTCAGAACACTCAATACTCTAAAACAGAGATTCATAAGCTCATAAAAAACATAAATAATGAGGCAGAATCTTATTCGCTATCAGAAACGCAGCTTGACACCTCATTTGAGACTTGGTGGCCTCAACTCGACAAAAAAATCACAGAAATATTTGAAACCAGCAAAGCGACCACCCCACCCGCTCGGTCACAAATAGAAATAGCAGAAGAAACCCTCTCTATAATTCGCTCACTTGCCAATCGAGAATCTATCCATAACGAGGAAGATGACAACTCACATTGGGCATTATCATGGGATATGATAGTCGAGCATGGGAACAATGTTTTTGAATATAGCAAGCAAGATGAAAATCCAGCCCAAATTTCAGTCCTAAAGGCAACTATCTCGCATATGAGAAAGCTTTTCAATCTCATAACTCCAAAACTTGTGAAGAAACCTAGCTATTTGCGCCGCGCAACAAATGGGGCCAACACACTAAAATTATTAGAAACCAGGATATTGCAATTAGATAAAATAAAATCAGGGGATGAAGATACTCCATTCTGA
- a CDS encoding RHS repeat-associated core domain-containing protein, with translation MGTHHGGTPYRQYAWRSGVLVGYRKASGHRYFAQYDTEGAQGRVLRSWCADTPIPGQDDDRFAYFPHERITRHTDALGRVTAYHWDARFNIVSTVVAEGTPEATREDTPFDATGTPRGRIDPLGRRTSLRHDARGNIVQIVDALGQSTSLAYNPLDLVTVLRDALGHEWRREYDARGHLVQSTDPLGQATRYTYDLAGRPVETTDARGGTRRLAWDEAGNLVAATDCSGRTTRFAYGALGQLLERTDALGQTTRYEYDGAARLVRVTEPGTGTGAGGGTSAVHRYAWNGEAQLLAYTDPLGHTTRYTYDGAGRPLTRQDAAGRTLAYHYDRAGRLIALTNENRAQTTFRYDLRDQLTDEIGFDGRWQRYVYNAAGELTYAVEAGGCEAGPGKVTRFERDALGRLLAKRSHGHEALEESTYRYDALGRLTQANNGAAHLAFAYDPVGQLLAETQTLIGQGAGTVRSRPGHPSPSNDLVRTLAHGYDPLGNRIRTGLPDGRTLHWLFYGSGHLHQINIAHPEVAGQAPMAHQVIADMERDALHRETERSQGAVSSRYEYDPAGRLMHHRAGHRASGNIAAQPVLERAYAYDATGQLVARADTLRGRQDFRYDPTGRILAALPAQGSHLARELFAFDPAGNLLDGSASQIERQHAQDGRTERTGLGVVGDNRLRFYQDLHFEYDVHGNVTKRTRGNRKAGTHEVIELRWNADHQLVESTTSRHGVTQSTRYAYDALGRRVAKSDRFGATHYLWDGDLMVHSQRGGREALFVYEPSSFVPLATLQGTQEDRHTYWYHCDQIGAPLELTDAQGNIAWAVDYKVWGEATLRAVPRAATGTDGIAGPRRRGHGPGEDWHAANGKTAYRAAPPLIEQPFRFQGQQFDEETGLHYNRFRYYDPGIGRFVSEDPIGLLGGENLFSYSSNPSTWIDTLGLAATAGSLANRAQNLPASSRPNTVAVIRHKDGTITAGRNQGGQSNSDVSNTLKDIPSNAYGGECAEVNAIARAKNKGRSLEGAVITVVDVRGKGSTSGRHGKPKCPCDVCSELLKAFGVKYVIE, from the coding sequence TTGGGCACGCACCATGGAGGCACCCCCTACCGCCAGTACGCCTGGCGCTCGGGCGTGCTCGTGGGCTACCGCAAGGCCAGCGGCCACCGCTATTTCGCCCAGTACGACACCGAAGGCGCCCAGGGCCGCGTGCTGCGCTCGTGGTGCGCCGACACCCCCATCCCCGGCCAGGACGACGACCGCTTCGCCTACTTCCCCCACGAGCGCATCACCCGCCACACCGATGCCCTGGGCCGCGTCACCGCCTACCACTGGGATGCGCGCTTCAACATCGTCTCCACCGTCGTCGCCGAGGGCACCCCCGAGGCCACGCGCGAGGACACGCCCTTCGACGCCACCGGCACCCCGCGCGGGCGCATCGATCCCCTGGGCCGGCGCACCAGCCTGCGCCACGACGCGCGCGGCAACATCGTGCAGATCGTCGATGCCCTGGGCCAGAGCACCTCCCTCGCCTACAACCCCCTCGACCTCGTCACCGTGCTGCGCGATGCCCTGGGCCACGAGTGGCGCCGCGAGTACGACGCGCGCGGACACCTCGTGCAGTCCACCGATCCGCTCGGGCAGGCCACCCGCTACACCTACGACCTGGCCGGCCGCCCCGTGGAGACCACCGATGCCCGCGGCGGCACCCGGCGCCTGGCCTGGGACGAGGCCGGCAACCTCGTGGCCGCCACCGACTGCTCGGGCCGCACCACGCGCTTCGCCTACGGCGCCCTGGGCCAGCTCCTGGAGCGCACCGATGCGCTCGGGCAGACCACCCGCTACGAATACGACGGCGCCGCCCGCCTCGTGCGCGTCACCGAGCCCGGCACGGGCACCGGGGCCGGGGGCGGCACCTCCGCCGTCCACCGGTACGCCTGGAACGGCGAGGCCCAACTGCTCGCCTACACCGACCCGCTGGGCCACACCACCCGCTACACCTACGACGGCGCCGGCCGACCCCTCACCCGCCAGGATGCGGCCGGCCGCACCCTCGCCTACCACTACGACCGCGCCGGCCGCCTCATCGCCCTCACCAACGAGAACCGCGCCCAGACCACCTTCCGCTACGACCTGCGCGACCAGCTCACCGACGAGATCGGCTTCGACGGCCGCTGGCAGCGCTACGTCTACAACGCCGCGGGCGAACTCACCTACGCGGTGGAGGCCGGCGGCTGCGAGGCCGGCCCGGGCAAGGTCACGCGCTTCGAGCGCGACGCCCTGGGCCGGCTGCTCGCCAAGCGCTCGCACGGGCACGAGGCCTTGGAGGAATCCACCTACCGCTACGACGCCCTGGGCCGCCTCACTCAGGCGAACAACGGCGCCGCGCACCTCGCCTTCGCCTATGACCCCGTGGGGCAACTGCTGGCCGAGACGCAGACGCTGATCGGCCAAGGGGCCGGCACCGTGCGCAGCCGCCCGGGCCATCCTTCACCGTCCAACGATCTGGTGCGCACCCTCGCCCACGGCTACGACCCGCTGGGCAACCGCATCCGCACCGGCCTGCCCGACGGGCGCACGCTGCACTGGCTCTTCTACGGCTCTGGCCACCTGCACCAGATCAACATCGCGCACCCCGAAGTGGCGGGTCAGGCACCGATGGCCCATCAGGTCATCGCCGATATGGAGCGTGATGCGCTGCACCGCGAGACGGAGCGCAGCCAGGGGGCCGTTTCCAGCCGCTACGAGTACGACCCTGCGGGCCGGCTGATGCACCACCGCGCCGGTCATCGGGCCAGCGGCAATATCGCTGCGCAACCGGTGCTGGAGCGCGCCTACGCCTACGACGCCACCGGCCAGCTCGTCGCCCGCGCCGACACCCTGCGCGGCCGCCAGGACTTCCGCTACGACCCCACCGGCCGCATTCTTGCCGCGCTGCCCGCCCAGGGCAGCCACCTCGCCAGGGAACTCTTCGCCTTCGATCCGGCCGGCAACCTGCTGGACGGCTCCGCATCGCAGATCGAACGCCAGCACGCCCAGGACGGCCGCACCGAGCGCACCGGCCTGGGGGTCGTGGGCGACAACCGCCTGCGCTTCTACCAGGACCTGCACTTCGAGTACGACGTGCATGGCAACGTGACGAAGCGCACGCGCGGCAACCGGAAAGCGGGCACCCACGAGGTCATCGAGTTGCGCTGGAACGCCGACCACCAGCTGGTCGAATCGACCACCAGCCGCCACGGCGTGACCCAATCCACGCGCTACGCCTACGACGCCCTCGGGCGGCGCGTGGCCAAGTCCGACCGCTTCGGCGCCACGCACTACCTCTGGGACGGCGACCTGATGGTGCACAGCCAGCGCGGCGGGCGCGAGGCGCTCTTCGTCTACGAGCCGAGCAGCTTCGTGCCGCTCGCCACCCTCCAGGGCACGCAGGAGGATCGCCACACCTACTGGTACCACTGCGACCAGATCGGCGCCCCGCTGGAGTTGACCGATGCGCAGGGGAACATCGCCTGGGCGGTGGATTACAAGGTCTGGGGCGAGGCCACGCTCCGGGCCGTGCCGAGAGCGGCCACGGGCACCGATGGCATCGCAGGACCACGGCGCAGAGGACACGGACCCGGGGAGGATTGGCATGCAGCCAACGGCAAGACGGCGTATCGCGCCGCGCCGCCGCTCATCGAACAGCCCTTCCGCTTCCAGGGGCAGCAGTTCGATGAGGAAACCGGGTTGCATTACAACCGGTTCCGGTATTACGACCCGGGAATTGGAAGGTTTGTCAGTGAAGATCCGATTGGGTTACTCGGCGGTGAAAATCTTTTCAGCTACTCCTCCAATCCCTCGACATGGATCGATACTTTGGGTCTAGCTGCCACCGCAGGCAGTCTTGCCAACAGAGCCCAGAACCTGCCGGCGTCCTCAAGACCCAATACCGTTGCAGTTATCCGCCACAAAGACGGAACAATTACTGCTGGAAGGAATCAGGGTGGTCAATCAAATAGTGACGTATCTAACACGTTGAAAGATATACCTTCAAACGCATACGGGGGTGAATGTGCTGAAGTCAACGCAATAGCCAGAGCCAAGAATAAAGGCCGTAGCCTCGAAGGGGCTGTGATTACAGTGGTAGATGTCAGAGGCAAGGGGAGCACAAGCGGAAGGCATGGCAAACCCAAATGCCCTTGCGATGTATGCAGCGAACTGCTGAAAGCATTCGGAGTGAAGTATGTTATTGAATGA
- a CDS encoding group II truncated hemoglobin has product MTSADPSSSPAAAPATQATPFEWIGGEPAVRTLVDRFYDLMDLEPAYRELRAAHGTTLADARDKLFWFLCGWLGGPDHYIERFGHPRLRMRHMPFSIGIKERDQWVACMDQAMGESGVPEALRARLRESFMGTADWMRNRGG; this is encoded by the coding sequence ATGACCTCTGCCGACCCTTCTTCGTCCCCCGCCGCCGCGCCGGCCACCCAGGCCACTCCCTTCGAGTGGATCGGCGGCGAGCCCGCCGTACGCACCCTCGTGGACCGCTTCTACGACCTCATGGACCTGGAGCCTGCCTACCGCGAACTGCGCGCCGCCCACGGCACCACCCTGGCCGATGCGCGCGACAAGCTCTTCTGGTTCCTCTGCGGCTGGCTGGGTGGCCCGGACCACTACATCGAACGCTTCGGCCACCCCCGCCTGCGCATGCGGCACATGCCGTTCTCCATCGGCATCAAGGAGCGCGACCAGTGGGTGGCGTGCATGGACCAGGCCATGGGCGAAAGCGGTGTCCCTGAAGCCCTGCGGGCGCGGCTGCGGGAGAGTTTCATGGGGACGGCGGATTGGATGCGGAACCGGGGCGGGTGA
- a CDS encoding ABC transporter permease: MMPSFFLLGWRTLWRDLRAGGLRLLVVAVALAVAALTSVGFFADRLQGGLERDALQLLGGDVVIASDLPTPAAFTDKARALGLRGVTTLGFPTMGRASDAQGGASRLVALKSVEAGYPLRGSLQTADGSGAPAGPTRDVPARGEVWVDPALLEALGLKVGDPLLLGDAQLRIARTIAIEPDRGAGFMSFAPRAMVNTQDLPATGLVQPASRLTYRFAVAGDSPAAVQEFTAWAHRALQDPAVHGVRVESLDSGRPEMRQTLDRAQKFLSLVALLAALLSAVAVALAARGFANDHLDAAALLRVLGQSQRGIAGGYVVEFTLVGLFASAVGVALGYAVHHVFVLLLAGLVEATLPAPSLWPVAFGFGMGLTLMFAFGLPPVLQLARVPPLRVIRRDLGGLKPASLAVLGVGIAGFAALLLAVSSDRKLGLIAVGGFAGAVALFALLSWLAVKVLRASVNEATAPRWLVLATRQISARPIYAVVQVSSLAVGLLALVLLVLLRTDLIDSWQRATPADAPNRFVINVMPDQADAFQATLRDAGVQRYDWFPMIRGRLVAINGREVGPQDYTDDRARRLVDREFNLSNAARAPEHNTLVAGRWTEGAAGEISVEDGIAETLGLKLGDTLRFDIGGIPSEARVTSLRKVDWSSLRANFFVMYTTAQMPPELPVTYLAAYRAPGAPGFDNALVRAFPNITNVDMGATLAQVQRVLGQVIRAVEFLFGFTLAAGLVVLFAAVTATREERAREFAIMRAVGARASLLRQVQRAELAGIGLLAGFLASTVAVAVGWALARYVFDFQWTATPWVPLAGALAGAVLALAAGWWGLREVLRRPVVETLRRAAE; the protein is encoded by the coding sequence ATGATGCCGTCCTTCTTCCTGCTGGGCTGGCGCACGCTCTGGCGCGATCTGCGCGCCGGGGGCCTGCGCCTCCTTGTCGTCGCCGTGGCGCTGGCCGTGGCAGCGCTCACCTCCGTGGGCTTTTTTGCCGACCGGCTGCAGGGCGGCCTGGAGCGCGACGCGCTGCAACTGCTGGGGGGCGACGTGGTCATCGCCAGCGACCTGCCCACCCCCGCAGCCTTCACCGACAAGGCCCGGGCGCTCGGATTGCGCGGCGTGACCACGCTGGGCTTTCCCACCATGGGCCGCGCCAGCGATGCGCAGGGCGGCGCCAGCCGCCTGGTCGCGCTCAAGAGCGTCGAGGCCGGCTACCCCCTGCGCGGCAGCCTGCAGACCGCCGACGGCTCCGGTGCCCCCGCCGGGCCCACGCGCGACGTGCCCGCGCGGGGCGAGGTGTGGGTGGACCCCGCACTGCTCGAAGCCCTGGGCCTGAAGGTCGGCGACCCGCTGCTGCTGGGCGACGCGCAACTGCGCATCGCGCGCACCATCGCCATCGAGCCCGACCGGGGCGCCGGCTTCATGAGCTTCGCGCCGCGCGCCATGGTCAACACGCAGGACCTGCCCGCCACCGGCCTCGTGCAGCCTGCCAGCCGCCTCACCTACCGCTTCGCCGTCGCGGGCGACTCACCCGCTGCCGTCCAGGAATTCACCGCCTGGGCCCACCGCGCACTGCAGGACCCCGCCGTGCACGGCGTGCGCGTGGAATCGCTCGACAGCGGCCGCCCGGAGATGCGCCAGACGCTCGACCGCGCCCAGAAATTCCTGAGCCTCGTGGCCCTGCTGGCCGCGCTGCTCTCCGCCGTGGCCGTCGCCCTGGCCGCGCGCGGCTTCGCCAACGACCACCTCGACGCCGCGGCCCTGCTGCGCGTGCTCGGCCAGAGCCAGCGCGGCATCGCCGGCGGCTACGTGGTGGAGTTCACGCTCGTGGGCCTGTTCGCCAGTGCCGTGGGCGTGGCGCTGGGCTACGCGGTGCACCACGTCTTCGTGCTGCTGCTCGCGGGCCTCGTCGAAGCCACGCTGCCCGCGCCCAGCCTCTGGCCCGTGGCCTTCGGCTTCGGCATGGGCCTCACGCTGATGTTCGCCTTCGGCCTGCCGCCCGTGCTGCAACTGGCCCGCGTGCCGCCGCTGCGGGTCATCCGCCGCGACCTGGGCGGCCTCAAGCCGGCCTCCCTGGCGGTTCTGGGCGTAGGCATCGCGGGCTTTGCGGCCCTGCTGCTGGCCGTCAGCAGCGACCGCAAGCTCGGCCTCATCGCCGTGGGCGGCTTTGCCGGCGCGGTGGCGCTCTTCGCGCTGCTGAGCTGGCTGGCCGTGAAGGTGCTGCGCGCCAGCGTCAACGAGGCCACCGCGCCGCGCTGGCTGGTGCTGGCCACGCGGCAGATCTCCGCGCGGCCCATCTACGCGGTGGTGCAGGTCAGCAGCCTGGCCGTGGGTCTGCTGGCGCTGGTGCTGCTGGTGCTGCTGCGCACCGACCTCATCGACAGCTGGCAGCGCGCCACGCCGGCCGATGCGCCCAACCGCTTCGTCATCAACGTCATGCCCGACCAGGCGGACGCCTTCCAGGCCACGCTGCGCGACGCGGGGGTGCAGCGCTACGACTGGTTCCCCATGATCCGCGGCCGGCTCGTGGCCATCAACGGCCGCGAAGTGGGCCCGCAGGACTACACCGACGACCGCGCCCGCCGCCTCGTCGATCGCGAATTCAACCTCTCCAACGCCGCCCGGGCGCCCGAGCACAACACCCTCGTGGCCGGCCGCTGGACCGAAGGCGCGGCCGGCGAGATCAGCGTGGAGGACGGCATCGCCGAAACCCTGGGCCTGAAGCTCGGCGACACGCTGCGCTTCGACATCGGCGGTATCCCGAGCGAGGCGCGCGTCACCAGCCTGCGCAAGGTGGACTGGAGCTCGCTGCGCGCCAACTTCTTCGTCATGTACACCACGGCGCAGATGCCGCCCGAGTTGCCCGTTACCTACCTGGCCGCCTACCGCGCGCCCGGTGCGCCCGGCTTCGACAACGCCCTCGTGCGCGCCTTCCCCAACATCACCAACGTGGACATGGGCGCCACCCTGGCCCAGGTGCAGCGCGTGCTGGGGCAGGTCATCCGCGCGGTGGAATTCCTCTTCGGCTTCACCCTGGCGGCCGGTCTCGTCGTGCTCTTCGCGGCCGTCACCGCCACGCGCGAGGAGCGCGCCCGGGAATTCGCCATCATGCGCGCCGTGGGCGCCCGCGCCAGCCTGCTGCGGCAGGTGCAGCGCGCCGAACTGGCCGGCATCGGCCTGCTGGCCGGCTTTCTCGCCAGCACCGTGGCCGTGGCCGTGGGCTGGGCCCTGGCGCGCTATGTGTTCGACTTCCAGTGGACGGCCACCCCCTGGGTGCCGCTGGCCGGCGCGCTCGCGGGCGCCGTGCTGGCGCTGGCCGCCGGCTGGTGGGGCCTGCGCGAAGTGCTGCGCCGCCCCGTGGTGGAAACCCTGCGCCGCGCCGCGGAGTGA
- the fdhD gene encoding formate dehydrogenase accessory sulfurtransferase FdhD, producing the protein MPAQSGTEPAGDEPAALPGPVVARAVQRHAAAGLVPGASVDAGASPLPAPAWQDDAVAAEVPVALVFNGLSHAVMMATPSDLEEFALGFALSEGLIDTPADCRGIEVFSRDGAEAGVGAACEVHLDIAPRCFARLKERRRALAGRTGCGLCGIDSLQALDLVPERVAQRPWVAALPAAAVLRAVAAMPPLQVLNAAAGALHAAAWATPDGELTDLLEDVGRHNALDKLIGRLAAQGRSGEEGFVVMSSRASYELVRKCARRDIPLLATVSAPTSLAVDLAGQAGMVLWGLCRPPRAVRYAG; encoded by the coding sequence GTGCCGGCGCAGTCCGGCACCGAGCCCGCCGGCGACGAACCTGCCGCGCTGCCCGGCCCCGTGGTTGCGCGCGCGGTGCAGCGGCATGCGGCCGCCGGCCTCGTGCCGGGTGCGAGTGTGGATGCGGGGGCCTCGCCGTTGCCGGCGCCTGCCTGGCAGGACGATGCAGTGGCTGCCGAAGTGCCCGTGGCCCTGGTCTTCAACGGCCTCTCGCACGCGGTGATGATGGCCACGCCGTCCGATCTGGAGGAGTTCGCCCTGGGTTTTGCGCTCAGCGAAGGCCTGATCGACACCCCGGCCGACTGCCGCGGCATCGAAGTGTTCTCCCGCGACGGCGCGGAGGCCGGCGTGGGCGCGGCCTGCGAAGTGCACCTGGACATCGCGCCGCGCTGCTTCGCACGCCTCAAGGAACGGCGCCGCGCGCTCGCGGGCCGCACGGGCTGCGGACTGTGCGGCATCGACAGCCTGCAGGCGCTGGACCTGGTGCCCGAGCGGGTCGCGCAGCGCCCCTGGGTGGCGGCGCTGCCGGCCGCTGCCGTGCTGCGCGCGGTGGCCGCCATGCCGCCGCTGCAGGTGCTCAACGCAGCGGCGGGCGCACTGCATGCGGCGGCCTGGGCCACGCCGGACGGCGAACTCACCGACCTGCTCGAAGACGTGGGCCGCCACAACGCACTCGACAAGCTCATCGGCCGCCTGGCCGCACAGGGCCGGTCGGGCGAGGAAGGCTTTGTCGTGATGTCGAGCCGGGCCAGCTATGAGCTGGTCCGCAAATGCGCGCGCAGGGACATCCCCCTGCTGGCCACCGTGTCCGCGCCGACCTCGTTGGCCGTGGACCTGGCCGGGCAGGCCGGGATGGTGCTCTGGGGCCTGTGCCGGCCTCCGCGCGCCGTGCGCTACGCCGGCTGA
- a CDS encoding FdhF/YdeP family oxidoreductase: MSEQKIEFYNGPAGGWGALRSVGKTLRQQDIPIKGAKTLLSANQPDGFDCPGCAWPDRNHASTFEFCENGAKAVAAEATARRAGPELFARHTVAELAEQSDFWLEDQGRLTHPMVYDAASDHYVPIAWDDAFGIIARHLQALPDPNQAIFYTSGRASNEAAFLYQLFVREYGTNNFPDCSNMCHEPSGSAMRPQIGVGKGTVTLQDFEEADAIFIFGQNPGTNHPRMLGELRAAHKRGAQIVSFNPLRERGLERFADPQSKMEMATLGSTPISTHYFQLRVGGDLAAVKGMMKHLVEIEDREGGVFDHDFIQEHTTGVDALLADVRAESWGLIEQESGLSQAQIRAAAEVYRQARRVIACWGMGITQHMHSVATIQMIVNWLMLRGNIGRPGAGPCPVRGHSNVQGDRTMGIWEKPPAALLDRLQEVFGFEPPREPGVDTVEAIRAMLDGRGRVFFALGGNFAAATPDTYETWKALTRCDLTVHVTTKLNRSHIVHGREALILPCLGRTEIDMQATGPQGVTVEDSMSMVHISAGINPPASEHLLSEPAIVARLAAATLGERTRTPWLWLIEDYARIRDKIEQVFVDFKDFNRRVAVPGGFRLRNTASERVWNTATRKAGFVPHPVPQDTPVHQARARTRDTVVFTLLTTRSHDQYNTTIYGHDDRYRGVYGQRRVVFIHPEDIRALGLKDGDWVDIRTVWSDGQERRADRFKLVGYDIPRGNLAAYYPETNPLVPLSSVALNAGTPTSKSIPVVLLPSASTDAAAAGQPAAAAATAAAEA, encoded by the coding sequence ATGAGCGAGCAGAAAATCGAGTTCTACAACGGCCCGGCCGGTGGCTGGGGGGCGCTGCGCTCCGTCGGCAAGACGCTCCGGCAGCAGGACATCCCGATCAAGGGCGCCAAGACGCTGCTGTCGGCCAACCAGCCCGACGGGTTCGACTGTCCGGGCTGCGCCTGGCCCGACCGCAACCACGCCTCCACGTTCGAGTTCTGCGAGAACGGCGCCAAGGCCGTGGCGGCCGAGGCCACCGCGCGGCGTGCCGGGCCCGAGCTGTTCGCGCGCCACACCGTGGCCGAGCTGGCCGAGCAGAGCGATTTCTGGCTGGAAGACCAGGGGCGCCTCACGCACCCCATGGTCTACGACGCGGCCAGCGACCACTACGTGCCCATCGCCTGGGACGATGCGTTCGGGATCATCGCTCGCCACCTCCAGGCGCTGCCCGACCCGAACCAGGCCATCTTCTACACCTCGGGCCGAGCCAGCAACGAGGCCGCGTTCCTCTACCAGCTCTTCGTGCGGGAGTACGGCACGAACAACTTTCCCGACTGCTCCAACATGTGCCACGAGCCCAGCGGCAGCGCCATGCGCCCGCAGATCGGCGTGGGCAAGGGCACGGTGACGCTGCAGGATTTCGAGGAAGCCGACGCCATCTTCATCTTCGGCCAGAACCCCGGCACCAACCACCCGCGCATGCTGGGCGAGCTGCGCGCCGCCCACAAGCGCGGCGCACAGATCGTGAGCTTCAATCCGCTGCGCGAGCGGGGGCTGGAGCGTTTTGCCGATCCGCAGAGCAAGATGGAGATGGCCACCCTCGGGTCCACGCCCATCAGCACGCACTACTTCCAGCTGCGGGTGGGGGGCGACCTGGCGGCGGTCAAGGGAATGATGAAGCACCTCGTGGAGATCGAGGACCGCGAGGGCGGCGTGTTCGACCACGATTTCATCCAGGAACACACCACGGGCGTCGATGCGCTGCTGGCCGACGTCCGCGCCGAATCGTGGGGCCTGATCGAGCAGGAGTCGGGGCTCTCGCAAGCGCAGATCCGCGCCGCGGCCGAGGTCTACCGGCAGGCCCGGCGCGTGATCGCCTGCTGGGGCATGGGCATCACCCAGCACATGCACTCGGTGGCCACCATCCAGATGATCGTCAACTGGCTCATGCTGCGCGGCAACATCGGCCGCCCCGGCGCGGGCCCGTGCCCGGTGCGCGGCCACAGCAACGTGCAGGGCGACCGCACCATGGGCATCTGGGAGAAGCCTCCCGCCGCGCTGCTCGACCGGCTGCAGGAAGTCTTCGGCTTCGAGCCGCCGCGCGAGCCCGGGGTCGATACGGTGGAAGCGATCCGCGCCATGCTGGACGGCAGGGGCCGCGTGTTCTTCGCCCTGGGCGGCAACTTCGCGGCCGCCACGCCCGACACCTACGAGACGTGGAAGGCGCTCACGCGCTGCGACCTCACGGTGCACGTGACCACCAAGCTCAACCGCAGCCACATCGTGCATGGCCGCGAGGCGCTGATCCTGCCGTGCCTGGGCCGCACCGAGATCGACATGCAGGCCACGGGCCCGCAGGGCGTGACGGTGGAGGATTCCATGAGCATGGTGCACATCTCGGCGGGCATCAACCCGCCCGCCTCGGAGCACCTGCTGTCCGAGCCCGCCATCGTCGCGCGGCTCGCGGCGGCCACGCTGGGCGAGCGCACCCGCACCCCCTGGCTCTGGCTGATCGAGGACTACGCGCGCATCCGCGACAAGATCGAGCAGGTGTTCGTGGACTTCAAGGATTTCAACCGGCGCGTGGCCGTGCCCGGGGGCTTCCGCCTGCGCAACACGGCCAGCGAGCGCGTGTGGAACACCGCCACGCGCAAGGCCGGCTTCGTGCCGCATCCCGTGCCGCAGGACACCCCGGTGCACCAGGCGCGGGCCCGCACGCGCGACACGGTGGTCTTCACGCTGCTCACCACGCGGTCGCACGACCAGTACAACACCACCATCTACGGGCACGACGACCGCTACCGCGGCGTGTACGGCCAGCGCCGGGTGGTGTTCATCCACCCCGAGGACATCCGGGCGCTGGGCCTGAAGGATGGCGACTGGGTGGACATCCGCACCGTGTGGAGCGACGGCCAGGAGCGCCGTGCCGACCGCTTCAAGCTGGTGGGCTACGACATTCCGCGCGGCAACCTCGCGGCCTACTACCCCGAGACGAACCCGCTGGTCCCGCTCTCGTCCGTGGCGCTGAATGCAGGCACCCCCACGTCCAAGTCGATCCCCGTGGTGCTCCTGCCCAGTGCGAGCACTGACGCCGCCGCTGCCGGGCAGCCGGCCGCCGCCGCGGCGACGGCGGCAGCCGAGGCCTGA